In the genome of Ctenopharyngodon idella isolate HZGC_01 chromosome 19, HZGC01, whole genome shotgun sequence, one region contains:
- the kiaa1522 gene encoding uncharacterized protein KIAA1522 homolog isoform X4, whose protein sequence is MGNSNSKKKTQANLTSSRRTSRVKSIWHFRHVDKFKTAGQKQDEQRKLTVHYTASQHYQENVFIEGSRPQYLEDLHTEAQEGLKILQQEEHKNGVDFQDDQTVPEEDTSSKERDESLETDSTAEQSVISVSTVSAVSSHPVLTRQGSTFKPLNPVKRLDKTKRRSRRTTIMGIPQQVQKELDMARGTILQQLPNRERDEDDSSGTVVIPTIDGELPLVNQEGARVHLQNIEVLQTSRDEEFLRNHIHSVYQDELNRKLGLGACPTQRPKSLAVPGMTTSSFLHEPQGPVMSISPQATYLSKIIPNAILPAAIDIIEINHDHSRRSASTVSKSSLASASPASSRSGGGTNQGPLTASSIKSHSQSSETVVSNSSTISSKGRCLPTFVADNTKEVSDLIPKDMSVTSSSSKDTNHRLEQKELGDAGDNVRNSQSFSRSLSVMKTKLPPAPPQRTYSLHHEKLKRRSRERVDIKDLKDMAPNDEQTGRDLSSTKEDHQSTKNEKSAVHSSVLSSFRDFQTSVESSPLSPDQAFTGSHVRLSNSSPKKTGESGENKFDRTLSPSSGYSSQSGTPTHSPKEVSPSSPGKRRVKPSKPERAGVQSSPVVSVSSSMTSLSSVTSDTVHQDIQTNTTPSEPLKCSPPLTTVKNKVTPTHPTTALRELFNIPPPPKVKAPSPPPPETWIHNKRTLELLCGPGPNPHKLHQLQKQQKKSSIGKNQNTKSMQILEQMVPKTQTTEEIKTGTQVENKEAVKEQNESMSIQVLEQTSAEPPDVRHNGSSTLHNELESPETLAEVNQMICLKEEKTVEDQKERGSQTLPTTKVPTIKVDQSMLSQTNCEVKTNGEIVSTSLPKNDEANEEIQKNDHVKGILNHKPMQTLGIEVPDVNGISPPPSPPPEHHPPPPPTKKMSASSVSIPPSKEEEEQKQETEGQKQETEEQKQETEEQVTLLESSWPPPPPPMEESTDLMFEEQDELDFPPPPPSFVHEPLSKISVNCHEESCEQQANTELVSSNASDMNSSPDQNSEIHTNLPKRIVQNGMENRQQDKPCNNASDFSVDQVGMENTTVASPKMSFLLPDELVQGEDSSEHASPDTQADSNVLLAPPLPVENQSIVNSRRQLGLLNKDNRSKELLCRNKSTPIPKEDANIPLVTPSLLQMVRLRSVNVGEDNNDSKPSTETTTNEDHSITSQATPQKPIRKSLALKSNSPAKSSPAPATVPSMCLQEAIRMKTAAMSSSGVPAMLNLRLSSASSASSPVPSPKTPDGSDLHSSPASTASFIFSKSTKKVIIETPTSPEVQASLRQSLAAEIMQVSDQAKTMITNGTKKPIKVPPPVAKKPVHGTNPPNKMETATPDKTEILTSKQIMRVEVNGQSDPVHPAGQRAQSLGSQEQARSTDTAC, encoded by the exons CAGGCCAAAAGCAAGATGAACAAAGAAAGCTGACTGTACATTACACGGCTTCCCAGCACTACCAGGAGAATGTGTTCATAGAAGGGAGCAGGCCACAGTACCTGGAAGACCTGCATACAGAGGCTCAGGAGGGACTGAAGATACTACAACAGGAGG AGCACAAAAATGGGGTGGACTTTCAGGATGATCAGACTGTG CCAGAGGAAGACACAAGCTCAAAAGAAAGAGATGAATCACTTGAGACTGATAGCACTGCTGAGCAATCTGTCATTTCAGTGTCGACTGTCTCAGCAGTCTCCTCGCATCCAGTGCTTACACGTCAAG GTTCTACATTTAAGCCCTTGAACCCAGTTAAACGACTGGACAAGACCAAGAGGAGAAGTAGAAGAACGACTATCATGGGCATACCACAGCAAGTTCAAAAAGAATTGG ATATGGCAAGAGGAACTATACTGCAGCAGCTTCCAAACAGAGAACGTGATGAAGATGATTCATCTGGCACAGTTGTCATTCCAACAATTGATGGAGAGCTCCCTTTAGTAAATCAGGAAGGGGCTCGTGTACACCTGCAGAACATTGAGGTCCTTCAGACATCAAGAGATGAGGAGTTCCTAAGAAACCACATCCATTCTGTCTATCAAGATGAGTTAAACCGAAAGCTTGGGCTAGGAGCATGCCCTACGCAGAGGCCTAAGTCTCTTGCTGTGCCTGGGATGACCACTTCCTCTTTCCTGCATGAGCCTCAAGGTCCCGTTATGTCTATTTCACCACAGGCAACGTATTTATCCAAAATTATTCCAAATGCAATTCTGCCTGCTGCAATAGATATCATTGAAATTAATCATGATCACAGCCGGCGCAGTGCCAGTACAGTCAGCAAGAGCAGTTTAGCATCAGCTAGCCCAGCTTCTTCACGGTCTGGAGGTGGGACAAATCAAGGTCCACTTACCGCTAGCTCCATCAAGAGCCATTCGCAATCATCTGAGACTGTCGTCTCCAACTCCTCTACAATCTCTTCAAAAGGAAGGTGTCTACCAACCTTTGTTGCTGACAACACCAAAGAAGTTTCAGATTTAATCCCAAAGGACATGAGTGTTACAAGCTCAAGCAGTAAAGATACAAATCACAGACTAGAACAAAAGGAGTTGGGTGATGCAGGGGACAATGTTAGAAACAGCCAATCGTTCTCTCGTAGTCTCTCTGTAATGAAGACAAAACTACCACCAGCGCCACCTCAGAGAACCTATTCCCTGCACCATGAAAAACTTAAGCGAAGATCAAGGGAGCGGGTAGACATAAAAGATCTCAAAGATATGGCACCAAATGATGAGCAAACAGGTAGAGATCTCAGCAGTACAAAAGAAGATCATCAGTCCACCAAAAACGAGAAGAGTGCTGTCCATTCTTCTGTGCTCAGCTCATTTAGAGATTTCCAGACATCTGTGGAATCTAGCCCACTTAGTCCTGATCAAGCATTTACTGGAAGTCATGTCAGATTAAGTAACTCATCTCCAAAGAAAACTGGAGAATCGGGTGAAAACAAATTTGATAGGACTTTGTCTCCTTCAAGTGGATACTCAAGTCAAAGTGGGACACCTACGCATTCCCCTAAAGAGGTTAGTCCCTCCTCACCTGGAAAGAGAAGAGTTAAGCCTTCAAAACCAGAGAGAGCAGGTGTACAGAGCTCACCGGTGGTTTCAGTCTCTTCGTCAATGACATCTCTGTCTTCAGTCACATCAGATACAGTGCATCAGGACATTCAAACCAACACCACTCCATCAGAGCCACTGAAGTGCTCCCCTCCGCTTACAACAGTGAAAAACAAGGTGACACCTACACACCCAACTACTGCTCTTAGGGAACTCTTTAACATTCCCCCTCCACCCAAGGTAAAAGCCCCATCTCCCCCACCCCCTGAAACTTGGATTCACAATAAACGCACACTTGAACTATTATGTGGCCCAGGTCCAAACCCTCATAAGTTACATCAGcttcaaaaacagcaaaaaaagtcATCAATAGGTAAAAATCAAAACACAAAGTCAATGCAAATCCTTGAACAAATGGTCCCAAAGACACAgacaacagaagaaataaagactGGGACTCAAGTGGAGAACAAAGAAgctgtaaaagaacaaaatgagTCCATGTCAATACAAGTGCTTGAACAAACATCGGCAGAACCTCCAGATGTGAGGCATAATGGAAGCTCAACATTACATAATGAACTAGAAAGTCCAGAAACTCTTGCAGAGGTCAACCAGATGATTTGTTTAAAAGAGGAGAAAACTGTAGAGGACCAAAAGGAAAGAGGAAGTCAAACCCTCCCTACAACGAAGGTACCAACTATCAAAGTTGATCAAAGTATGCTGTCACAAACAAACTGTGAAGTCAAAACAAATGGTGAAATTGTGAGCACATCTCTCCCCAAAAATGACGAAGCCAATGAGGAGATCCAAAAAAACGACCATGTTAAGGGCATTTTGAATCATAAACCAATGCAAACTCTTGGTATAGAAGTACCTGATGTCAATGGCATTTCTCCACCTCCTTCTCCACCTCCAGAACACCACCCTCCTCCACCACCTACTAAAAAGATGTCAGCCTCTTCAGTGTCTATACCACCATCTAAAGAGGAAGAGGAACAGAAGCAAGAAACAGAGGGACAGAAGCAAGAAACAGAGGAACAGAAGCAAGAAACAGAGGAACAGGTGACTCTTCTGGAGTCTTCTTGGcctccaccaccaccaccaatgGAAGAGTCTACTGACTTGATGTTTGAGGAACAAGATGAACTTGACTTCCCCCCACCACCTCCTTCGTTCGTACATGAACCCCTTTCAAAGATATCTGTCAATTGCCACGAAGAATCATGTGAACAGCAAGCCAATACAGAATTGGTGTCATCTAACGCCTCAGATATGAACAGCAGTCCAGACCAAAACTCAGAAATACATACCAATCTCCCAAAAAGAATTGTACAAAATGGTATGGAGAATAGACAACAAGATAAGCCTTGTAATAACGCCTCAGACTTCTCGGTGGACCAAGTTGGCATGGAAAACACAACCGTAGCCTCTCCTAAAATGTCCTTTTTATTACCAGATGAACTTGTACAAGGGGAAGATTCATCAGAGCATGCATCACCTGATACCCAAGCAGATTCCAATGTGCTGCTTGCACCTCCGCTTCCAGTGGAAAACCAATCTATTGTTAACTCACGAAGGCAACTGGGCCTTTTAAACAAAGACAACCGGAGCAAAGAACTGTTGTGTCGCAACAAAAGCACACCTATTCCAAAGGAAGATGCCAACATTCCACTTGTCACACCTTCCTTGCTTCAAATGGTGCGACTACGATCTGTAAATGTCGGGGAAGATAACAATGATAGCAAACCAAGTACTGAGACCACAACAAATGAGGATCACAGTATTACTAGTCAAGCAACACCACAAAAGCCCATTCGCAAATCCTTGGCTTTGAAGTCCAACTCACCTGCTAAGTCATCTCCTGCTCCAGCTACAGTCCCATCCATGTGTCTTCAGGAGGCTATACGTATGAAGACAGCTGCTATGTCCTCCAGTGGAGTACCTGCAATGCTAAATCTACGCTTATCCTCAGCTAGCAGTGCTAGTTCACCTGTGCCATCCCCTAAAACACCAGACGGCTCTGACTTACATAGCTCCCCTGCATCTACAGCCAGTTTTATATTCtccaaaagcacaaaaaaagttATCATTGAAACACCTACTTCGCCTGAGGTCCAAGCAAGCCTCAGACAGAGTCTTGCAGCTGAGATAATGCAGGTTTCTGACCAAGCCAAGACGATGATTACAAATGGAACAAAAAAGCCAATTAAGGTGCCGCCACCTGTTGCTAAGAAACCAGTGCATGGAACAAATCCTCCCAACAAGATGGAGACTGCAACACCGGATAAGACAGAGATCTTGACAAGTAAACAAATAATGAGGGTTGAAGTTAATGGGCAAAGTGATCCAGTGCATCCTGCTGGCCAGCGAGCACAATCATTAGGCAGCCAGGAGCAAGCAA GAAGTACAGACACTGCATGTTGA
- the kiaa1522 gene encoding uncharacterized protein KIAA1522 homolog isoform X6 yields the protein MGIPQQVQKELDMARGTILQQLPNRERDEDDSSGTVVIPTIDGELPLVNQEGARVHLQNIEVLQTSRDEEFLRNHIHSVYQDELNRKLGLGACPTQRPKSLAVPGMTTSSFLHEPQGPVMSISPQATYLSKIIPNAILPAAIDIIEINHDHSRRSASTVSKSSLASASPASSRSGGGTNQGPLTASSIKSHSQSSETVVSNSSTISSKGRCLPTFVADNTKEVSDLIPKDMSVTSSSSKDTNHRLEQKELGDAGDNVRNSQSFSRSLSVMKTKLPPAPPQRTYSLHHEKLKRRSRERVDIKDLKDMAPNDEQTGRDLSSTKEDHQSTKNEKSAVHSSVLSSFRDFQTSVESSPLSPDQAFTGSHVRLSNSSPKKTGESGENKFDRTLSPSSGYSSQSGTPTHSPKEVSPSSPGKRRVKPSKPERAGVQSSPVVSVSSSMTSLSSVTSDTVHQDIQTNTTPSEPLKCSPPLTTVKNKVTPTHPTTALRELFNIPPPPKVKAPSPPPPETWIHNKRTLELLCGPGPNPHKLHQLQKQQKKSSIGKNQNTKSMQILEQMVPKTQTTEEIKTGTQVENKEAVKEQNESMSIQVLEQTSAEPPDVRHNGSSTLHNELESPETLAEVNQMICLKEEKTVEDQKERGSQTLPTTKVPTIKVDQSMLSQTNCEVKTNGEIVSTSLPKNDEANEEIQKNDHVKGILNHKPMQTLGIEVPDVNGISPPPSPPPEHHPPPPPTKKMSASSVSIPPSKEEEEQKQETEGQKQETEEQKQETEEQVTLLESSWPPPPPPMEESTDLMFEEQDELDFPPPPPSFVHEPLSKISVNCHEESCEQQANTELVSSNASDMNSSPDQNSEIHTNLPKRIVQNGMENRQQDKPCNNASDFSVDQVGMENTTVASPKMSFLLPDELVQGEDSSEHASPDTQADSNVLLAPPLPVENQSIVNSRRQLGLLNKDNRSKELLCRNKSTPIPKEDANIPLVTPSLLQMVRLRSVNVGEDNNDSKPSTETTTNEDHSITSQATPQKPIRKSLALKSNSPAKSSPAPATVPSMCLQEAIRMKTAAMSSSGVPAMLNLRLSSASSASSPVPSPKTPDGSDLHSSPASTASFIFSKSTKKVIIETPTSPEVQASLRQSLAAEIMQVSDQAKTMITNGTKKPIKVPPPVAKKPVHGTNPPNKMETATPDKTEILTSKQIMRVEVNGQSDPVHPAGQRAQSLGSQEQARSTDTAC from the exons ATGGGCATACCACAGCAAGTTCAAAAAGAATTGG ATATGGCAAGAGGAACTATACTGCAGCAGCTTCCAAACAGAGAACGTGATGAAGATGATTCATCTGGCACAGTTGTCATTCCAACAATTGATGGAGAGCTCCCTTTAGTAAATCAGGAAGGGGCTCGTGTACACCTGCAGAACATTGAGGTCCTTCAGACATCAAGAGATGAGGAGTTCCTAAGAAACCACATCCATTCTGTCTATCAAGATGAGTTAAACCGAAAGCTTGGGCTAGGAGCATGCCCTACGCAGAGGCCTAAGTCTCTTGCTGTGCCTGGGATGACCACTTCCTCTTTCCTGCATGAGCCTCAAGGTCCCGTTATGTCTATTTCACCACAGGCAACGTATTTATCCAAAATTATTCCAAATGCAATTCTGCCTGCTGCAATAGATATCATTGAAATTAATCATGATCACAGCCGGCGCAGTGCCAGTACAGTCAGCAAGAGCAGTTTAGCATCAGCTAGCCCAGCTTCTTCACGGTCTGGAGGTGGGACAAATCAAGGTCCACTTACCGCTAGCTCCATCAAGAGCCATTCGCAATCATCTGAGACTGTCGTCTCCAACTCCTCTACAATCTCTTCAAAAGGAAGGTGTCTACCAACCTTTGTTGCTGACAACACCAAAGAAGTTTCAGATTTAATCCCAAAGGACATGAGTGTTACAAGCTCAAGCAGTAAAGATACAAATCACAGACTAGAACAAAAGGAGTTGGGTGATGCAGGGGACAATGTTAGAAACAGCCAATCGTTCTCTCGTAGTCTCTCTGTAATGAAGACAAAACTACCACCAGCGCCACCTCAGAGAACCTATTCCCTGCACCATGAAAAACTTAAGCGAAGATCAAGGGAGCGGGTAGACATAAAAGATCTCAAAGATATGGCACCAAATGATGAGCAAACAGGTAGAGATCTCAGCAGTACAAAAGAAGATCATCAGTCCACCAAAAACGAGAAGAGTGCTGTCCATTCTTCTGTGCTCAGCTCATTTAGAGATTTCCAGACATCTGTGGAATCTAGCCCACTTAGTCCTGATCAAGCATTTACTGGAAGTCATGTCAGATTAAGTAACTCATCTCCAAAGAAAACTGGAGAATCGGGTGAAAACAAATTTGATAGGACTTTGTCTCCTTCAAGTGGATACTCAAGTCAAAGTGGGACACCTACGCATTCCCCTAAAGAGGTTAGTCCCTCCTCACCTGGAAAGAGAAGAGTTAAGCCTTCAAAACCAGAGAGAGCAGGTGTACAGAGCTCACCGGTGGTTTCAGTCTCTTCGTCAATGACATCTCTGTCTTCAGTCACATCAGATACAGTGCATCAGGACATTCAAACCAACACCACTCCATCAGAGCCACTGAAGTGCTCCCCTCCGCTTACAACAGTGAAAAACAAGGTGACACCTACACACCCAACTACTGCTCTTAGGGAACTCTTTAACATTCCCCCTCCACCCAAGGTAAAAGCCCCATCTCCCCCACCCCCTGAAACTTGGATTCACAATAAACGCACACTTGAACTATTATGTGGCCCAGGTCCAAACCCTCATAAGTTACATCAGcttcaaaaacagcaaaaaaagtcATCAATAGGTAAAAATCAAAACACAAAGTCAATGCAAATCCTTGAACAAATGGTCCCAAAGACACAgacaacagaagaaataaagactGGGACTCAAGTGGAGAACAAAGAAgctgtaaaagaacaaaatgagTCCATGTCAATACAAGTGCTTGAACAAACATCGGCAGAACCTCCAGATGTGAGGCATAATGGAAGCTCAACATTACATAATGAACTAGAAAGTCCAGAAACTCTTGCAGAGGTCAACCAGATGATTTGTTTAAAAGAGGAGAAAACTGTAGAGGACCAAAAGGAAAGAGGAAGTCAAACCCTCCCTACAACGAAGGTACCAACTATCAAAGTTGATCAAAGTATGCTGTCACAAACAAACTGTGAAGTCAAAACAAATGGTGAAATTGTGAGCACATCTCTCCCCAAAAATGACGAAGCCAATGAGGAGATCCAAAAAAACGACCATGTTAAGGGCATTTTGAATCATAAACCAATGCAAACTCTTGGTATAGAAGTACCTGATGTCAATGGCATTTCTCCACCTCCTTCTCCACCTCCAGAACACCACCCTCCTCCACCACCTACTAAAAAGATGTCAGCCTCTTCAGTGTCTATACCACCATCTAAAGAGGAAGAGGAACAGAAGCAAGAAACAGAGGGACAGAAGCAAGAAACAGAGGAACAGAAGCAAGAAACAGAGGAACAGGTGACTCTTCTGGAGTCTTCTTGGcctccaccaccaccaccaatgGAAGAGTCTACTGACTTGATGTTTGAGGAACAAGATGAACTTGACTTCCCCCCACCACCTCCTTCGTTCGTACATGAACCCCTTTCAAAGATATCTGTCAATTGCCACGAAGAATCATGTGAACAGCAAGCCAATACAGAATTGGTGTCATCTAACGCCTCAGATATGAACAGCAGTCCAGACCAAAACTCAGAAATACATACCAATCTCCCAAAAAGAATTGTACAAAATGGTATGGAGAATAGACAACAAGATAAGCCTTGTAATAACGCCTCAGACTTCTCGGTGGACCAAGTTGGCATGGAAAACACAACCGTAGCCTCTCCTAAAATGTCCTTTTTATTACCAGATGAACTTGTACAAGGGGAAGATTCATCAGAGCATGCATCACCTGATACCCAAGCAGATTCCAATGTGCTGCTTGCACCTCCGCTTCCAGTGGAAAACCAATCTATTGTTAACTCACGAAGGCAACTGGGCCTTTTAAACAAAGACAACCGGAGCAAAGAACTGTTGTGTCGCAACAAAAGCACACCTATTCCAAAGGAAGATGCCAACATTCCACTTGTCACACCTTCCTTGCTTCAAATGGTGCGACTACGATCTGTAAATGTCGGGGAAGATAACAATGATAGCAAACCAAGTACTGAGACCACAACAAATGAGGATCACAGTATTACTAGTCAAGCAACACCACAAAAGCCCATTCGCAAATCCTTGGCTTTGAAGTCCAACTCACCTGCTAAGTCATCTCCTGCTCCAGCTACAGTCCCATCCATGTGTCTTCAGGAGGCTATACGTATGAAGACAGCTGCTATGTCCTCCAGTGGAGTACCTGCAATGCTAAATCTACGCTTATCCTCAGCTAGCAGTGCTAGTTCACCTGTGCCATCCCCTAAAACACCAGACGGCTCTGACTTACATAGCTCCCCTGCATCTACAGCCAGTTTTATATTCtccaaaagcacaaaaaaagttATCATTGAAACACCTACTTCGCCTGAGGTCCAAGCAAGCCTCAGACAGAGTCTTGCAGCTGAGATAATGCAGGTTTCTGACCAAGCCAAGACGATGATTACAAATGGAACAAAAAAGCCAATTAAGGTGCCGCCACCTGTTGCTAAGAAACCAGTGCATGGAACAAATCCTCCCAACAAGATGGAGACTGCAACACCGGATAAGACAGAGATCTTGACAAGTAAACAAATAATGAGGGTTGAAGTTAATGGGCAAAGTGATCCAGTGCATCCTGCTGGCCAGCGAGCACAATCATTAGGCAGCCAGGAGCAAGCAA GAAGTACAGACACTGCATGTTGA